The Carassius carassius chromosome 31, fCarCar2.1, whole genome shotgun sequence genome includes a region encoding these proteins:
- the LOC132111813 gene encoding forkhead box protein A2-like, which yields MLGAVKMEGHEHAADWSTYYGEPECYTSVSNMNTGLGMNSMNTYMTMSGMSSTANMAAANSMNMSYVNTGMSPSMTGMSPGAGAMAGMGAGMTGMSAALSPTMSPMAAQAPSMNALTSYSNMNAMSPMYGQSTINRSRDPKSYRRSYTHAKPPYSYISLITMAIQQSPSKMLTLSEIYQWIMDLFPFYRQNQQRWQNSIRHSLSFNDCFLKVPRSPDKPGKGSFWTLHPDSGNMFENGCYLRRQKRFKCDKKLSKEPGRKTSEGGSNSSSESCNGNESPRSNSSSNEHKRSLSDMKSAQGLSPDHGASPTSQAQHLLAQHHSVLAHDGHLKPEHHYSFNHPFSINNLMSSEQQHHKMDLKTYEQVMHYGYGSPMAGALSMGSMASKAGLDSPDTSYYQGVYSRPILNSS from the exons ATGCTTGGTGCTGTCAAAATGGAGGGACACGAACACGCAGCAGACTGGAGCACTTACTACGGAGAGCCCGAG TGTTACACCTCGGTGAGCAACATGAACACCGGACTGGGAATGAACTCCATGAACACTTACATGACCATGTCCGGAATGAGTTCGACAGCAAACATGGCAGCAGCTAACAGCATGAACATGTCCTATGTCAACACGGGTATGAGTCCTTCAATGACCGGCATGTCTCCCGGCGCGGGAGCGATGGCCGGCATGGGAGCAGGGATGACGGGCATGAGCGCAGCCCTGAGTCCGACCATGAGCCCCATGGCAGCGCAAGCGCCCTCCATGAACGCCTTAACCTCGTATAGTAATATGAACGCTATGAGCCCAATGTATGGCCAGTCAACCATAAACAGATCAAGAGACCCCAAGTCCTACCGGAGGAGCTACACGCACGCCAAGCCGCCCTACTCGTACATTTCTCTAATTACCATGGCCATCCAGCAGTCGCCCAGTAAGATGCTGACCCTCAGTGAGATCTATCAGTGGATAATGGACCTTTTCCCTTTTTACCGACAGAACCAGCAGCGCTGGCAGAACTCTATCCGCCACTCACTGTCCTTCAACGACTGCTTCCTGAAAGTGCCTCGCTCGCCGGATAAACCGGGCAAAGGTTCGTTTTGGACCCTTCATCCCGATTCCGGAAACATGTTCGAAAACGGCTGCTATCTGAGGAGGCAAAAGCGCTTCAAGTGCGATAAGAAACTGAGCAAGGAGCCGGGTCGGAAAACCTCGGAGGGCGGCTCGAACAGCAGCTCCGAAAGCTGCAACGGGAACGAATCTCCTCGTTCCAACTCGTCTAGCAACGAGCACAAAAGATCCCTGTCTGACATGAAGTCGGCTCAGGGTTTGAGCCCGGACCACGGAGCCTCCCCGACCTCCCAAGCGCAGCATCTCCTGGCCCAACATCACTCTGTTTTGGCGCATGATGGACACCTGAAGCCAGAACATCACTATTCTTTCAATCACCCCTTCTCCATCAACAACCTCATGTCCTCGGAGCAACAGCATCACAAAATGGACCTAAAGACATACGAGCAAGTGATGCATTACGGTTACGGCTCTCCGATGGCCGGCGCGCTATCCATGGGCTCCATGGCGAGCAAAGCGGGCCTGGATTCGCCGGACACATCGTACTATCAAGGTGTGTACTCCAGGCCCATTCTGAACTCTTCCTAA